In Aptenodytes patagonicus chromosome 6, bAptPat1.pri.cur, whole genome shotgun sequence, one genomic interval encodes:
- the ECEL1 gene encoding endothelin-converting enzyme-like 1 isoform X2 → MLVLKYLAAEGDSYCLEGCQEKKAFLRASRFLSANMDATIDPCQDFYSFACGGWLRRHGIPEDKLVYGTIGAIAEQNEAKLRALLSRPVRRRAPASAERKVKEFFRSCLDRAEIDRLGPRPMLEVIGECGGWDAPPGRGDLNELLYKTQGVYSAAVLFSLTVSLDERNTSRYVIRIDQDGLTLPERTLYLGQDEESEKILAAYRVFMERLLTLLGAEHVEQKAQEILQLEQHLANITVSEYDDVRRDVSSMYHKVTLGELQRITPTFKWKRLLDRIFHDNFSEEEEVVLLATDYMHKVSDLIRVTPSRILHNYMLWRIVVVLSEHLSTPFRDAIHELSKEMEGNEKQLELGKICLSQANKHFGMALGALFVEEHFSSASKAKVQQLVEDIKYILDQRLDELDWMDEETRRAARAKLRYMMVMIGYPDFLLKPEAIDKEYEFEVDEKTYFKNILNSIAFGIRLSVKKIRQEVDKSAWLLPPQALNAYYLPNKNQMVFPAGILQPTLYDPEFPQSLNYGGIGTIIGHELTHGYDDWGGQYDRHGNLVHWWTERSYSKFLKKAQCIVNLYDNFTVYNQRVNGKHTLGENIADMGGLKLAYYAYQKWVREHGPEHPLHHLKYTHDQLFFIAFAQNWCIKRRSQSIYLQVLTDKHAPEHYRVLGSVSQFEEFGRVFHCPKNSPMNPAHKCSVW, encoded by the exons ATGTTGGTCCTCAAGTACCTGGCGGCCGAAGGGGACAGCTACTGCCTGGAGGGGTGCCAGGAGAAGAAGGCTTTCCTGCGGGCGTCCCGCTTCCTCAGCGCCAACATGGATGCCACCATCGACCCCTGCCAGGACTTCTACTCCTTCGCCTGTGGCGGCTGGCTCCGGCGACATGGCATTCCTGAGGACAAGCTGGTATACGGCACCATCGGGGCCATCGCCGAGCAGAATGAGGCCAAGCTGCGGGCGCTGCTGAGCCGCCCCGTGCGGCGCCGAGCCCCCGCCTCAGCCGAGAGAAAGGTCAAGGAGTTTTTCCGCTCATGCCTGGACCGGGCTGAGATTGACCGGCTGGGCCCGCGGCCCATGCTGGAGGTCATCGGGGAGTGTGGCGGCTGGGATGCCCCCCCAGGCCGTGGGGACCTCAACGAGCTGCTCTACAAGACGCAGGGGGTCTACAGCGCTGCCGTGCTCTTCTCCCTCACCGTCAGCCTGGACGAGAGGAACACCTCCCGCTACGTCATCCGG aTCGACCAGGATGGGCTGACGCTGCCCGAACGGACCCTCTACCTGGGGCAGGACGAGGAGAGCGAGAAG ATCCTGGCCGCATACCGGGTGTTCATGGAGAGGCTGCTCACCCTCCTGGGGGCTGAGCATGTGGAGCAGAAGGCCCAGGAGatcctgcagctggagcagcatcTTGCCAAC ATCACGGTGTCCGAGTATGATGATGTGCGGAGGGACGTCAGCAGCATGTACCACAAAGTGACCCTGGGCGAGCTGCAGCGCATCACCCCTACA TTCAAGTGGAAGCGCTTGCTGGACCGCATCTTCCACGACAACTtctcggaggaggaggaggtggtgctGCTGGCCACTGACTACATGCACAAGGTGTCTGACCTCATCCGTGTGACGCCCAGCAG GATCCTTCACAACTACATGCTGTGGCGCATTGTGGTGGTCCTGAGCGAGCACCTCTCCACCCCATTCCGTGACGCCATCCACGAGCTCTCCAAGGAGATGGAGGGCAATGAGAAGCAGCTCGAGCTGGGCAAGATCTGCCTGAGCCAGGCCAACAAGCACTTCGGCATGGCCCTGGGCGCCCTCTTCGTTGAGGAGCACTTCTCCTCTGCCAGCAAAGCCAAG GTGCAGCAGCTAGTGGAGGACATCAAATACATCCTGGACCAGCGCCTGGACGAGCTGGACTGGATGGACGAGGAGACGCGGAGAGCGGCCAGGGCCAAG CTCCGGTACATGATGGTGATGATCGGGTACCCCGACTTCCTGCTGAAGCCGGAGGCCATTGACAAGGAGTATGAG TTTGAGGTGGACGAGAAGACCTACTTCAAGAACATCCTCAACAGCATTGCCTTTGGCATCAGGCTGTCAGTGAAGAAGATCCGGCAGGAGGTGGACAAGTCTGC gtggctgctgcctccccaggcGCTGAACGCCTACTACCTGCCCAACAAGAACCAGATGG TGTTCCCCGCTGGCATCCTGCAGCCTACCCTCTACGACCCTGAGTTCCCGCA GTCTCTGAACTATGGCGGGATCGGCACCATCATCGGGCACGAGCTGACCCACGGCTACGATGACTGGG GGGGACAGTACGACCGACACGGGAACCTGGTGCATTGGTGGACGGAGCGGTCGTACAGCAAGTTCCTGAAGAAGGCGCAGTGTATCGTCAACCTCTACGACAACTTCACCGTCTACAATCAGCGG GTGAATGGCAAACACACGCTGGGGGAGAACATCGCTGACATGGGGGGGCTCAAACTCGCCTACTAC GCCTACCAGAAGTGGGTGCGGGAGCATGGACCCGAGCACCCCCTGCACCACCTGAAATACACCCACGACCAGCTCTTCTTCATCGCCTTCGCCCAG AACTGGTGCATCAAGCGGCGATCCCAGTCCATCTACCTGCAGGTGCTGACGGACAAGCATGCCCCAGAGCACTACAG GGTCCTGGGCAGTGTCTCGCAGTTCGAGGAGTTCGGACGG
- the SLC12A9 gene encoding solute carrier family 12 member 9, translated as MASSERSALLTYRLCGGSGEEERGRERARGRAAAAAAPRKLPTFLGVVVPTLLSMFSVVLFLRLGFVVGHAGLYQALAMFAVAYFIIGMTVLSVCAIATNGALDAGGAYYMISRALGPEFGGSIGIMFFLANVCGSALYVLGLVEAVVDSFGIPPGQKVGAGVHVLPQSYWYELLYGTVLLALCLLVCLVGASIYAKATFLIFLIVAGVLGTVLVSFFATQPIGVPIRLPYLNGSETENGSFTGFSLATLRDNLGGGYGVDYTTGQMMSFSSVFAVMFNGCTGIMAGSNMSGDLKRPSYSIPRGTISAVLFTYLVYNLLAFLMCATCSRTLLQKDYGFLRDISIFPPLVTVGIYAATLSAAMSNLIGASRILYALARDDLFGRALTLAKKTSASGNPVMAVILSWLVVQLVLFSGKLNTIAGVVTTFFLLVYATVNLACLALEWASAPNFRPTFRYFTWHTCLLGIAGCCVMMFLISPVSASVSLGFLLLLLLALHYLSPSSTWGYISQALIFHQVRKYLLMLDVRKDHVKFWRPQMLLMVQNPRGSARLIDFVNDLKKSGLYVLGHVELQDLDTLPSDPLQPQQDSWLSLVDKLNVKAFVSLTLAPSVRHGVRQLLFTSGLGGMRPNTLVLGFYDDAAPQDGLARHPAFTSAREEVPLGFPPLRAPTAPKLLSAREYVGIVADALKMLRNVLLARQLESLDKAWELRRAASPPPTIHVWPVNLLRPDSARYADTCSLFLLQMACVLNMARAWRRAHLRLFLCVEAGAMPHAQEEKLRQLLKDLRIQAQIQLVPWDAVTRLHWQTRRGPPGGPAPIGAAEEEEEEEEEGSVNYPANATQVSDEYVCAANRLVLEQSPTPAVRFLYLPRPPADTSLYPLYLHQLELLTRGLGPTVLVHGVSAVTSTQL; from the exons atGGCGAGCTCGGAGCGGAGTGCGCTGCTCACGTACCGCCTGTGCGGCGGCTCGGGCgaggaggagcggggccgggagcgcgcCCGCGgccgggctgccgccgccgccgccccccgcaagCTGCCCACCTTCCTGGGCGTCGTGGTGCCCACGCTGCTCTCCATGTTCAGCGTCGTCCTCTTCCTGCGCCTCG GGTTCGTGGTGGGCCATGCTGGGTTGTACCAAGCCCTGGCCATGTTTGCGGTGGCATACTTCATCATCGGTATGACGGTGCTGTCCGTGTGTGCCATCGCCACCAACGGGGCGCTGGATGCCGGAGGAGCCTACT ATATGATCAGCCGTGCCCTGGGCCCGGAGTTCGGGGGAAGCATTGGGATCATGTTTTTCCTGGCCAACGTGTGTGGCAGTGCCCTCTATgtgctggggctggtggaggcGGTGGTGGACAGCTTTGGGATCCCGCCTG GGCAAAAAGTGGGCGCAGGCGTCCATGTCCTGCCCCAGAGCTACTGGTATGAGCTGCTCTACGGCACCGTGCTGCTGGCCCTCTGCCTCCTTGTGTGCCTTGTGGGTGCCTCCATTTATGCCAAGGCcaccttcctcatcttcctcatcGTCGCGGGTGTCCTGGGCACCGTCCTCGTCAGCTTCTTCGCCACGCAGCCCATTGGGGTGCCCATCCGCCTGCCCTACTTAAATGGCTCCGAGACAGAGAACGGCTCCTTCACTGGCTTCTCACTCGCCACCCTGCGAGACAACCTGGGCG GCGGGTATGGGGTGGACTACACCACTGGGCAGATGATGAGCTTCAGCTCCGTCTTCGCGGTGATGTTCAACGGCTGCACCGGCATCATGGCAGGCTCCAACATGTCAG GGGACCTGAAGCGCCCAAGCTACTCCATCCCACGCGGCACCATCTCTGCTGTGCTCTTCACCTACCTCGTCTACAACCTGCTGGCTTTCCTCATGTGTGCCACCTGCAGCAG GACCCTCCTGCAGAAAGACTACGGCTTCCTGCGTGACATCAGTATCTTCCCACCTCTGGTCACGGTGGGCATCTACGCTGCCACCCTCTCCGCGGCCATGAGCAACCTCATTGGGGCATCCCGTATCCTCTATGCCCTGGCCCGGGATGATCTCTTTG GCCGGGCGCTGACACTGGCCAAGAAGACGTCTGCGAGTGGGAACCCCGTGATGGCAGTGATCCTCTCTTGGCTGGTGGTACAG ctggtgctCTTCTCCGGGAAGCTCAACACCATCGCGGGCGTTGTGACCACCTTCTTCCTCCTGGTTTACGCCACTGTCAACCTGGCCTGCCTGGCACTGGAGTGGGCATCGGCCCCCAACTTCAG GCCCACCTTCCGGTACTTCACCTGGCACACGTGCCTGCTGGGCATCGCAGGCTGCTGCGTCATGATGTTCCTCATTAGCCCTGTGTCGGCCTCGGTGAGCCtgggcttcctcctcctcctcctcctcgctctcCACTACCTCTCGcccagcagcacctggggctACATCAGCCAGGCCCTCATCTTCCACCAG gtaCGGAAGTATCTGCTGATGCTGGACGTGCGGAAGGACCATGTCAAGTTCTGGCGCCCACAGATGCTGCTGATGGTACAGAACCCGCGGGGCAGCGCCCGCCTCATTGACTTTGTCAATGACCTCAAGAAGAGTGGCCTCTACGTCCTGGGCCATGTCGAGCTGCAGGACTTGG ACACGCTGCCCTCGGACccgctgcagccccagcaggacTCGTGGCTGAGCTTGGTGGACAAGCTGAATGTCAAGGCCTTCGTCAGCCTCACCCTTGCGCCCTCAGTGCGGCACGGCGTCCGGCAGCTCCTCTTCACCTCTGGCCTCG GTGGGATGCGCCCCAACACCCTGGTGCTGGGCTTCTACGATGATGCGGCACCGCAGGATGGTCTGGCCCGGCACCCTGCCTTCACCAGTGCCCGCGAGGAGGTCCCCCTGGGCTTTCCCCCGTTGCGGGCACCCACCGCCCCCAAGCTGCTGTCAGCCCGGGAGTACGTGGGCATCGTGGCTGACGCCCTGAAGATGCTTCGCAATGTTCTGCTGGCCCGGCAGCTGGAGAGCCTGGACAAGGCCTGGGAGCTGCGGCGGGCCGCCAGCCCCCCGCCCACCATCCACGTCTGGCCCGTCAACCTGCTGCGGCCTGACAGTGCCCGCTACGCCGACACCTGCAGCCTCTTCCTGCTGCAGATGGCCTGCGTCCTTAACATGGCGCGGGCCTGGCGCCGGGCCCATCTGCGCCTCTTCCTCTGCGTGGAGGCAGGCGCCATGCCCCATGCCCAGGAGGAGAAGCTGCGCCAGCTCCTCAAGGACTTGCGCATCCAGGCCCAGATCCAACTGGTGCCCTGGGATGCCGTCACCCGCCTGCACTGGCAAACCCGACGGGGACCCCCGGGGGGTCCGGCGCCCATCGgggcggcagaggaggaggaggaggaggaggaggaagggtccGTGAACTACCCGGCCAATGCCACCCAAGTGTCGGATGAGTACGTCTGTGCCGCCAACAGACTTGTCCTGGAGCAGAGCCCCACGCCAGCCGTGCGCTTCCTCTACCTGCCACGGCCACCGGCCGACACCAGCCTCTACCCACTCTACCTGCACCAGCTGGAGCTGCTCACCCGCGGGCTGGGCCCCACCGTGCTGGTGCACGGGGTGAGTGCcgtcaccagcacccagctctaG
- the PRSS56 gene encoding serine protease 56, translated as MPAGVLQALSSRGTLVLEAALRSALLALERALAEQQLQRGACGLCAPCLFPPCANLTRLCPPPAVPPAVPPSCQALLDAQALPELPQRNWALSQACAPYQRLCPPKGAQHACAPLSARLCHHRLQECRTAAAARGPDAPAEAAMSGSCGHRGGPQVNATAPRGRIMGGSVAPRGAWPWLVSVRLHGELMCGGVLVGHSWVLTAAHCFAGNRNELAWTVVVGDHELGKLDVGERAVPIRRILPHPKFNPKTFHGDLALLELAVPLAPSPTVSPVCLPSSPAEPSPGTACYIAGWGSLYEEGPAANVVMEAQVPLLSQETCRGALGRDMLTNAMFCAGYLSGGIDSCQGDSGGPLACQDPSSHRFVLYGITSWGDGCGERGKPGVYTRVATFADWLNLQMDPAPGSREPSCFDLLALAQLPPEQQPPERARLCAFYSGSCRAPQGRAACARVSEETCRARTRRCELHSYAQTLVDLLRQAGDFIRNQLDFSFLTHALPQLLGKIYGHLFPPRIRRDVPDPAVAGGQLSPTAEGPRRPPTRQGAGWPPPFSGLFGAVGPRLQDWVEALRAMAEGNPSAPTPDGGQLPGETWLFLQQGEEVVEELVGQGRAFLAQLRAELDLSTPLDATEPRWAPRELAGTPALSRSVLRGKRELLPTELPGVEEEEEEAGAGRACPGLNESVVRVGAVRELYAWVLRVPEPDLAMTFQEILVDLGSKNAKGLYRAQVRAMVGGRPTAFAGLVGLESDSLARSMPGLVALALEALKT; from the exons ATGCCAGCCGGCGTCCTGCAAG CGCTGTCGAGCCGGGGGACGCTGGtgctggaggcggcgctgaggaGCGCGCTGCTGGCGCTGGAGCGGGCgctggctgaacagcagctgcagcgGGGTGCCTGCGGGCTCTGTGCcccctgcctcttcccccccTGCGCCAACCTCACCCGCCTCTGCCCAC CGCCGGCCGTGCCCCCCGCCGTGCCCCCCAGCTGCCAGGCCCTGCTGGATGCCCAGGCGCTGCCCGAGCTGCCCCAGCGCAACTGGGCACTGAGCCAGGCCTGTGCCCCCTACCAGCGCCTGTGCCCACCCAAGGGGGCCCAGCACGCCTGCGCCCCGCTCAGCGCCCGGCTCTGCCACCACCGCCTCCAGGAGTGCC GGACCGCAGCCGCAGCCCGGGGCCCTGATGCACCAGCAGAGGCGGCGATGTCAG GGAGCTGCGGGCACCGTGGGGGCCCCCAAGTCAACGCCACGGCCCCCCGAGGACGGATCATGGGCGGCAGCGTGGCCCCACGGGGAGCCTGGCCCTGGCTGGTGTCGGTGCGGCTCCATGGGGAGCTGATGTGTGGAGGGGTGCTGGTGGGGCACTCCTGGGTCCTCACTGCAGCCCACTGCTTCGCCGG GAACCGGAATGAGCTGGCATGGACGGTGGTGGTGGGTGACCACGAGCTGGGCAAGCTGGATGTGGGTGAGCGGGCAGTGCCCATCCGGCGCATCCTGCCTCACCCCAAG TTTAACCCCAAGACGTTTCATGGGGACCTGGCGCTGCTGGAGCTGGCGGTGCCACTGGCCCCGTCACCCACCGTCAGTCCCGTGTGCCTGCCCAGCAGCCCCGcggagcccagccccggcaccGCCTGCTATATCgcaggctggggctccctctaCGAAG AGGGGCCAGCGGCCAATGTGGTGATGGAGGCGCAAGTGCCCCTGCTCAGCCAGGAGACGTGCCGGGGTGCCCTGGGCAGAGACATGCTCACCAACGCCATGTTCTGTGCCGGGTACTTGTCCGGGGGCATCGACTCCTGCCAG GGCGACTCAGGGGGCCCGCTGGCATGCCAGGACCCCTCCTCGCACCGCTTCGTCCTCTATGGTATCACCTCGTGGGGCGACGGCTGTGGTGAGCGGGGCAAACCAGGTGTCTACACCCGCGTCGCCACCTTCGCAGACTGGCTCAACCTCCAGATGGACC CCGCCCCCGGCAGCCGGGAACCGAGCTGCTTCGACCTGCTGGCACTGGCCCAGCTGCCCCCTGAGCAGCAGCCGCCCGAGCGCGCCCGCCTCTGCGCCTTCTACTCTGGGTCCTGCCGGGCCCCCCAGGGCCGGGCCGCCTGCGCCCGCGTGTCCGAGGAAACCTGCCGTGCCAGGACGAGACGATGTG AGCTGCACTCCTATGCCCAGACCTTGGTGGATCTCTTGCGCCAGGCTGGGGACTTCATCCGAAACCAGCTCGACTTCTCCTTCCTCACCcatgccctgccccagctcctgggcaAGATCTACGGgcacctcttccccccccgcatccGCAGGGATGTCCCAG ACCCGGCTGTGGCAGGGGGCCAGCTCAGCCCCACGGCAGAGGGACCCCGGAGACCCCCCACCAG GCAGGGGGCCGGGTGGCCGCCCCCCTTCTCAGGGCTCTTTGGGGCCGTGGGACCACGGCTGCAGGACTGGGTGGAGGCGCTGAGGGCCATGGCAGAGGGCAACCCCTCGGCACCCACCCCGGACGGagggcagctccctggggagaCGTGGCTCTTCTTGCAG CAGGGcgaggaggtggtggaggagcTGGTGGGACAGGGACGAGCCTTCCTTGCCCAGCTGCGGGCAGAGCTGGACCTCAGTACCCCTCTTGACGCCACGGAGCCGCGATGGGCACCCAGAGAGCTGGCGGGGACCCCTGCTCTGAGCC GGTCTGTGCTGAGGGGGAAACGTGAGCTGTTGCCCACGGAGCTGccgggggtggaggaggaggaggaggaggcaggcgCAGGCAGAG CCTGCCCGGGCCTCAACGAGTCAGTGGTGCGGGTGGGTGCGGTGCGGGAGCTGTACGCCTGGGTGCTGCGGGTGCCCGAGCCGGACCTGGCCATGACCTTCCAGGAG ATCCTGGTGGACTTGGGCTCCAAAAATGCAAAGGGGCTGTACCGGGCGCAGGTGCGGGCCATGGTGGGGGGCCGCCCCACAGCCTTCGCTGGCCTCGTGGGGCTGGAGAGCGACTCGCTGGCCCGCAGCATGCCTGGCCTCGTCGCTCTGGCGCTCGAGGCGCTGAAAACCTAA
- the ECEL1 gene encoding endothelin-converting enzyme-like 1 isoform X1: MEKTYSLTAHYDEFQEVKYVSKYQSGTLPNGFALQLGTRAKKRRGGLPRWSRREVCLLSGLVFAAGLCIILTCMLVLKYLAAEGDSYCLEGCQEKKAFLRASRFLSANMDATIDPCQDFYSFACGGWLRRHGIPEDKLVYGTIGAIAEQNEAKLRALLSRPVRRRAPASAERKVKEFFRSCLDRAEIDRLGPRPMLEVIGECGGWDAPPGRGDLNELLYKTQGVYSAAVLFSLTVSLDERNTSRYVIRIDQDGLTLPERTLYLGQDEESEKILAAYRVFMERLLTLLGAEHVEQKAQEILQLEQHLANITVSEYDDVRRDVSSMYHKVTLGELQRITPTFKWKRLLDRIFHDNFSEEEEVVLLATDYMHKVSDLIRVTPSRILHNYMLWRIVVVLSEHLSTPFRDAIHELSKEMEGNEKQLELGKICLSQANKHFGMALGALFVEEHFSSASKAKVQQLVEDIKYILDQRLDELDWMDEETRRAARAKLRYMMVMIGYPDFLLKPEAIDKEYEFEVDEKTYFKNILNSIAFGIRLSVKKIRQEVDKSAWLLPPQALNAYYLPNKNQMVFPAGILQPTLYDPEFPQSLNYGGIGTIIGHELTHGYDDWGGQYDRHGNLVHWWTERSYSKFLKKAQCIVNLYDNFTVYNQRVNGKHTLGENIADMGGLKLAYYAYQKWVREHGPEHPLHHLKYTHDQLFFIAFAQNWCIKRRSQSIYLQVLTDKHAPEHYRVLGSVSQFEEFGRVFHCPKNSPMNPAHKCSVW; encoded by the exons ATGGAGAAGACCTACTCATTGACAGCCCACTACGACGAGTTTCAGGAGGTGAAGTATGTGAGCAAGTACCAGAGTGGCACCCTGCCCAACGGCTTCGCCCTCCAGTTGGGCACCAGGGCCAAGAAACGCCGCGGGGGGCTGCCGCGCTGGAGCCGCCGGGAGGTCTGTCTGCTCTCAGGGCTGGTGTTTGCCGCAGGGCTCTGCATCATCTTGACGTGCATGTTGGTCCTCAAGTACCTGGCGGCCGAAGGGGACAGCTACTGCCTGGAGGGGTGCCAGGAGAAGAAGGCTTTCCTGCGGGCGTCCCGCTTCCTCAGCGCCAACATGGATGCCACCATCGACCCCTGCCAGGACTTCTACTCCTTCGCCTGTGGCGGCTGGCTCCGGCGACATGGCATTCCTGAGGACAAGCTGGTATACGGCACCATCGGGGCCATCGCCGAGCAGAATGAGGCCAAGCTGCGGGCGCTGCTGAGCCGCCCCGTGCGGCGCCGAGCCCCCGCCTCAGCCGAGAGAAAGGTCAAGGAGTTTTTCCGCTCATGCCTGGACCGGGCTGAGATTGACCGGCTGGGCCCGCGGCCCATGCTGGAGGTCATCGGGGAGTGTGGCGGCTGGGATGCCCCCCCAGGCCGTGGGGACCTCAACGAGCTGCTCTACAAGACGCAGGGGGTCTACAGCGCTGCCGTGCTCTTCTCCCTCACCGTCAGCCTGGACGAGAGGAACACCTCCCGCTACGTCATCCGG aTCGACCAGGATGGGCTGACGCTGCCCGAACGGACCCTCTACCTGGGGCAGGACGAGGAGAGCGAGAAG ATCCTGGCCGCATACCGGGTGTTCATGGAGAGGCTGCTCACCCTCCTGGGGGCTGAGCATGTGGAGCAGAAGGCCCAGGAGatcctgcagctggagcagcatcTTGCCAAC ATCACGGTGTCCGAGTATGATGATGTGCGGAGGGACGTCAGCAGCATGTACCACAAAGTGACCCTGGGCGAGCTGCAGCGCATCACCCCTACA TTCAAGTGGAAGCGCTTGCTGGACCGCATCTTCCACGACAACTtctcggaggaggaggaggtggtgctGCTGGCCACTGACTACATGCACAAGGTGTCTGACCTCATCCGTGTGACGCCCAGCAG GATCCTTCACAACTACATGCTGTGGCGCATTGTGGTGGTCCTGAGCGAGCACCTCTCCACCCCATTCCGTGACGCCATCCACGAGCTCTCCAAGGAGATGGAGGGCAATGAGAAGCAGCTCGAGCTGGGCAAGATCTGCCTGAGCCAGGCCAACAAGCACTTCGGCATGGCCCTGGGCGCCCTCTTCGTTGAGGAGCACTTCTCCTCTGCCAGCAAAGCCAAG GTGCAGCAGCTAGTGGAGGACATCAAATACATCCTGGACCAGCGCCTGGACGAGCTGGACTGGATGGACGAGGAGACGCGGAGAGCGGCCAGGGCCAAG CTCCGGTACATGATGGTGATGATCGGGTACCCCGACTTCCTGCTGAAGCCGGAGGCCATTGACAAGGAGTATGAG TTTGAGGTGGACGAGAAGACCTACTTCAAGAACATCCTCAACAGCATTGCCTTTGGCATCAGGCTGTCAGTGAAGAAGATCCGGCAGGAGGTGGACAAGTCTGC gtggctgctgcctccccaggcGCTGAACGCCTACTACCTGCCCAACAAGAACCAGATGG TGTTCCCCGCTGGCATCCTGCAGCCTACCCTCTACGACCCTGAGTTCCCGCA GTCTCTGAACTATGGCGGGATCGGCACCATCATCGGGCACGAGCTGACCCACGGCTACGATGACTGGG GGGGACAGTACGACCGACACGGGAACCTGGTGCATTGGTGGACGGAGCGGTCGTACAGCAAGTTCCTGAAGAAGGCGCAGTGTATCGTCAACCTCTACGACAACTTCACCGTCTACAATCAGCGG GTGAATGGCAAACACACGCTGGGGGAGAACATCGCTGACATGGGGGGGCTCAAACTCGCCTACTAC GCCTACCAGAAGTGGGTGCGGGAGCATGGACCCGAGCACCCCCTGCACCACCTGAAATACACCCACGACCAGCTCTTCTTCATCGCCTTCGCCCAG AACTGGTGCATCAAGCGGCGATCCCAGTCCATCTACCTGCAGGTGCTGACGGACAAGCATGCCCCAGAGCACTACAG GGTCCTGGGCAGTGTCTCGCAGTTCGAGGAGTTCGGACGG